One Entelurus aequoreus isolate RoL-2023_Sb linkage group LG09, RoL_Eaeq_v1.1, whole genome shotgun sequence genomic window carries:
- the LOC133656858 gene encoding uncharacterized protein LOC133656858 has translation MVAPDQADSLEAFVQLRVGQDEDVFGKVINNVERAQERQKLSYRQRMKKGVKCFIIQPGMEVLKKDARKKGRPGQTMDPNWSQTIYRVMEVLPNNMVRLETLDGKPKHMITPYASLKPLRPRTHPGWPKDSPSAPVLPGDAEMLTSSSEEETECHCFTDHTYAGPTSPWKKELHPDQKQLLEYVLACDRPAMELIVKEGGVCLTREEFWSLGLSRDMDSTGKDVFIANMYIVPTWKHKDVDPMSSLPRDAHLKDALLFPAWSKHNGPEHYLLCPCSSGVLQGSPTTESWTSTGALRSTSSQEAGVSSLEKTCRRSHARPRGMTVVFSCSCTPSGSVRTILFTTVCWTCSQSGVGGVSF, from the exons ATGGTAGCTCCTGACCAGGCTGATTCCCTGGAGGCCTTTGTGCAGCTCCGAGTTGGCCAGGATGAGGACGTTTTTGGAAAG GTGATCAACAATGTGGAGAGGGCCCAAGAGAGACAGAAATTGTCATACCGGCAGAGGATGAAGAAGGGGGTCAAGTGCTTCATCATCCAACCTGGAATGGAGGTCCTCAAGAAGGATGCGAGGAAGAAAGGGAGACCTGGGCAAACCATGGACCCAAACTGGAGCCAGACCATCTACAG AGTTATGGAGGTTCTTCCAAACAATATGGTTAGGCTGGAGACCCTGGATGGAAAGCCCAAGCATATGATAACCCCGTATGCATCACTAAAACCTCTGCGCCCGA GGACTCACCCTGGCTGGCCAAAGGATTCCCCTTCAGCCCCTGTGCTTCCAGGAGATGCTGAAATGCTGACTTCTTCATCGGAGGAGGAAACTGAG TGTCATTGTTTCACGGACCACACATATGCTGGCCCCACATCACCCTGGAAAAAGGAGCTGCACCCCGACCAGAAACAACTG CTCGAGTATGTTTTGGCCTGCGATCGTCCAGCTATGGAACTGATCGTTAAAGAGGGAGGGGTGTGTTTAACCCGAGAAGAGTTTTGGTCTCTGGGGTTGTCCAGAGACATGGACTCCACG GGCAAAGATGTCTTCATTGCCAACATGTATATTGTACCAACGTGGAAGCACAAAGACGTCGATCCAATGTCAAGCCTTCCA AGGGATGCACATCTAAAGGATGCACTCCTCTTCCCAGCGTGGAGCAAGCACAACGGGCCGGAGCATTACCTTCTCTGT CCATGTTCCAGTGGTGTgctacaggggtccccaaccacagagtcatggaccagtactg GAGCATTGCGCAGCACATCGTCCCAGGAAGCTGGAGTGAGCTCACTGGAAAAGACATGCAG GAGATCCCACGCCAGACCTCGGGGAATGACTGTGGTGTTTTCATGCTCATG tacTCCCTCTGGCTCTGTGCGGACAATACTTTTCACTACAGTGTG ctggacatgcagtcaatccggcgttggtggtgtgtccttctaa